The genomic window AAAATTGCTATGAGTtcccctgcgagatcgaatcagaaatgaggagatccgcaggagaaccaaagcatagcatagcccaaattattgcgaagctgaagtggcagtgcGCAGGGAACATAGTTCAAAcgacagatgaccgttggggcagtaaagtcctcgaatggtgatctcgtaccggaagacgcagtgttggtaggccccaagacaagatggaccgacaatctggccAAGATCggtggaatacgttggatgaaggcagcgcaggaccgaacgTCGTGGAATACTttgggaaggcctttgtccagccgtagacgtcttccggctgctgatgatgatgatatgtaaaatttattgaagctATACAATATTAAAGAGCCATTGTTTGCTTGAATAAAATTAAGGAGCGTTATATAAGAAatgagtttttattgaattgcatccaatatgcgtACCTTGCGCAaagtttaaaaaagttctaaacatcaaatatttcatgaatatgaataaaaataaaattgttgtgaaatataaatgtaaagcTTGTATTCACTGTTTGTGTAAAAAATGGGATGCATCGTGAACATGGTTGTCATGATTACTGTAAAGATAAGGGGACACAATTTTTACAAGGCTAGTAAAGATATTTACCAgagggatgctcctttgcacaggatgccggctagattatgggtaccacaacggcgcctatttctgccgtgaagcaaaaatgtgtaagcattattgtggttTGGTCTGAGATGAATcttaacatcttaatatgtctcaaggtgatgagcgcagttgtagtgccgctcagaatttttgggtttttcaagaatcctgagcggtaatgggtagagcgttaCAACTGTCATCAGCTGAACAccctgctcatcttgtcccttattgtaagCACACAATTGTTTTGTCTACCTGTTGCCACAACACAGGCATTCAAGACGCTTATACAACCTAGCACATGACACAACGCCGTGACAAAGTTCTAGTCTTTTCCAGGATTTTTTTTagtgtattttataattttctgtttcagaaatattttatatattatatattatatatacacatagCTTATTTgaggtaattaataaaattagtacaataaacaactagactcccaaAAGCCTATTATAAGGTGGTCAAAAAATGTcagagcggcgttgtatatatgtatacatatatttatagagataaaattaaaacattcattcaaattaacaccttatttcgtggcaggaAAGTTCAAAGTCCATTGTATACGCTTATTAGAAGTAGGAACACTACGTCACGCGCGAGACgcacgcgaacacgaggcaagaacattttgtttaagcaattgaaatgtaattatttagcaaaaacgtcaagttagttacacaattttggctATTTAAATGgacacttacctgaaatacaacactccatcctttttaagtttggatatgctgttatttggaccgtttttcactgaacactttgtcattgcgtggcgttgtgttcaaagcgcggtcaaaacacaactgaagaAGTGTAGTTGTTCATTGTACGtcaatggtttataaaattatattaccgATTAATTTTCATAAACAGCCACTTAATTGGACATGTCTCCGTAAAGGCACCAAGTGACAATATGATGGATGCAGCAACGAAGTCCCCGTTTTGACGATAATAAACGAACACACACCACAGCATGGAGACTACGTATACATAGAAGAAGCAGGCGTAGCCGAGCGTAATTGTAAAgtagaataattttgggatcgctgaaaaaaaatcttataacagaaatatattatatacaagctaaaaatgatatcattttttatgaaaagcgGTGAGagctgttttttttatagaaatttccatattttttgacttgaaaatatctatatatacaataaaaataattaactacatatgacaattctttatctatatacgtctagatagactatgacggctgtgaaaacgtcgaaataaaatatttttttccgaaAGTCAGGCCAGCTCATTGCCTTGTATGACTcctaggtaaataaaaataagattgaCCTGGGTTCTAGGGGACGTATGAGACgtgttaaaagaaaattatgCACTATAACGAAAGCACGAACGTGCAGAAGCGACCAGCGCGGCAGCGGTGTTATTCACGTTATTTCAAAATGGTAGACATTAAGATCACATCCACTTTTTGCTCTAGATTTGTATTCTCCTATAACCCTAGAACTTTAACTGAATCGGAGCCACGCGTCAACGACAAGCTTGCAGGAAATAACCAATATTGTTTTACCAAATCTAACATCATAAAATTGCATAAAGACCCTGTTTTTATTATCTAATTGTAAATGTGTAGTGTTTAGACTTTTCCCTATACTTTTTCATACTTCTAAGTCAACGGACGATACCCTATGAATTTTGGTTCCTTTGAGAGTgtcaaaatatatgtttttttcgCCATAAAAAACCGCATATTTTTTACGAAGACTTAGAAGTTTGATTCAAGAAACTGAAGACTCgagtatatcgttttaatttgaACTCGATACGTacacgcgttcccgagataaagggtcttgacagacagactgaTGGACGGACAACAAAGTGATCCAATAATAGTTCAGTTTTTTCCTTTTGATGTACGCAACTCTaaaaaaaccaaattaaaaataaacttacgtTTGGTATTccgtttatcaatattgatgGTTGTTGCTCGCATTAAAAATCCAACATTCCAAAGCATTGTCTTTAGATCGCAATGATTCATACCATATTTACTTGCTGCTTTccaaatattcaataatttatctttCACTTCCATATTCTATTTTAATCTAcgacttttttttacttaatctgAAATCTAATTCTCTAAAATTAACTAAGTTTAATCGTTAATAAAGaccataaaagtatattttataaatacactaTGCAGTCAGATGTGGCCTCATAAACTAACGACCAGTAAAACTGTCAAAATATCATTtgccttacaatatcactatagtgtacgagtgacattacaatgtcactaaaaccaggccgtaaaattgtaagaaatgaagtcaattgacaatctaccgttttattataatctctagtgaaattgtaatatcacggctttgacaagatacctgcgacatatacaaAACTCAATTCTAAATTTGACTTACCCATGTACTGACTGATAAAGTACCTAATCCTATAATACTTAAAGCTCTCAAGAAATAAAAGCCGACGTTATCTTTCAATCTTTTTCGTTTTATGTACCTAAATCAACTAGGTAATAAATAGCTGTACGATATGGCTAACAGCAGAACTTGTTAACAAAATGGCGTGATATCGTCTGGTGTATAATTACCAATCGATGACGTGTGGTTTGTAGCAATATCATACTATTATCAACCTTTGTAATAATTGTAAGTTAATCTAATAAGACGTTATATCCTTTACACTCCTATTGACTATTGGCTAGGGCTCCTGGGTTCCAATACTGGTACTAACGCAAAAGTaggtttttgatgttttttttggaagaggaaAACAAACGAGCATACATTCGGTTCTCTAGATGGAATGTAACCACTGAGACCCATATTCTCTTAtggacaccagaggaatcataaaaGAGAGATTCCAGCCACAACGGCAAAAAGTCAATTTCAtacttttatttcataattaaccatttttttaaatttacatttatttattttcattgtattttatttactttttatgtaaatattatggACATCATGGTGCATACATAAACTCTTGGAGGAGGGTTTTTCTTgttgtcatattttatttgtggtaATTCAGTTCTGagtatcaataaaaaaaaactaagtaatGCATtcttacatttctattttttataaagtcAGGTCAGTGAAATAAAACCTCGCACAATACGtagtaaataataactttttaatttcatactCTACTACTATACTATAATTGTATTAAAGTTCCTGGTATTATTGTTCCTTGTAAACAACTTTACGAATGAATTCAAGACATATATAATCTGTTTCACAATCCAAAATACTTAAACATGATTGATGACAGCATTTATGCATATATGTTTATAGGTTTTAATTCTTCTAAGATTaacttgaaaattttaaaataatattatatcttacgaatagaaatttaataataattcatcatcatcagccggaagacgttcactgctggacaaaggcctcccccaaagatttccacgacgatcggtcctgcgctgctctcatccaacgtattccggcgatcttgactagatcgttggtccatcttgtggtctgcctaccaacactgcgtcttccggtacgtgattgCCTTTTTGGTGGACTTTACAGCCCCGACGGCCATctctccgtcgaactatgtgccctgcccactgccacttcagtttcgcaatcatttgggctatgtcggtaactttggttctcctacggatctcctctccattgccctctgaacgACCATGAGAtttcataaggcccatagttagcaaccacgACTGTGTACCGTAATTCACCACaagcaacacacattggttgaaatccttcgtcttcagacgctgtggtatttgggacgagaagattctACGGAACTTCATGAACGCTGTCCATCGGAGTtcgattcgacgagtgacctctttcacaaaattggacctgcctagctggattgttttttaatttattaattaattatttcaactaAGTTTATTACATGCTGATACATCAAGATGTGCGTGAGCTAATTGCACTTACTCCTTTGCTAAAGATCTTTGCACCACCTCCAAAAAAGGAAAATCTTTATAACTGGTACATCAATAAAATTGCGCTTTAAgtgaatatattatagtaaaaaagTTAATAGTagcttaagttaaaaaaaattagcaaTAGTTTGCTAATATATccctttaaaattaataattaaaagttgatTGCAACGTTGTATAAAAGGAGTAAGAACACTTTACGATTGACATCAAACACTCAAAGCTCAACGTAGCGACTCCTCCGGCCGACAGGGTCAACGTTTTCTGTGAATTCTGCAACATTATCAATACTGATTTTCTATTAGAAACATCGAAGTTTTCCCACCCGCAGCCATAAACGGCTTTAGAAAACTGTTCACTTGCGTCCATAAGTTTCTGTCCCAAGAAACAGTTAATAAATAACTGGCAGAATGTAAATGGTATTTCCAAGAATGTATTTTTTACGCCTCCGAGTAATTCTGCTACTAAGCCagcaaacaaaactaaaaattcagTTGCCATACTAACGCTGAGCACCTTTTCTAGTAATTTGATTGCTGCTATATTTTCATTGTGAAGCTTAATAACATACATTAGACGACTTTTTACAAAAGTGTTCAGTAAATATTGTTTGTATTCATTGCCTAGattcatagtattatatatattgtcttCATAAAAATTTTCACCGTCACTCCAAATGTTGTATAACTCCTCAGTCAAAGAAAGTAGTTGTGCTTCCGTGTATCCGTACAGAAATATCACTAGCGCAGTGCATGTCGCTAGACAATTAGTACATTGTGGAATAACTAAGAAATATATGAGATACGCTATTTCATAGTTTGGCGATTCTGTCATTGGATCTAATCCTGTAATGAAAAGTTAAGAAGTCTTAGATTATGATGAATTAGTAAACTGGTTGTATATTTGGTATTGGATCACATTTCCAGGCCCGGCCTAGTTTAATGCAAGTGACAactaaaatatcatcatcatcatcagcagccggaaaacgtcctctgctggacaaaggcctcccccaaaaatttccacgacaatcggttcTGCTCTGCCCTCAGCCACCGGttaccggcgatcttgaccacatcgtcagtccatcttgtggggggcctaccaacactgcgtcttccggtacgtggtcgatATTCGAggtctttactgccccaacggctatctgtcgaactatgtgccctgctcactgccacttcagtttcgcaatcatttgggctatggcggtaactttggttctcctcatttttgattccatctcgcagggaaactccgagcatagccctctccattgcccacGCGACCACGTCTGCATACCATAGGTCATCActagcaacacacactggtaaaaataatataaattattttaatcaattattataagcactacttatgtaaaactataCTTTCGTTTTACGCTTATTCCTTGTTCAATAACATCTTCacagctataatattatgttttatttttgtatttttcagctgttcgtattaaatttgaaaatttttattggttaagttaagaataattaattaatgattagtgtaagattttttttaaggctcacgggatgtggagaggtgaggcaaccgcccatggacatccgcaacatcaggtgtgtcaagaaatgcgttgccggcctttaagtatgcttttttcttgaaggtccccaagtcgtatctgttcgggaaaaccgcagccgataattgattccacaaagtgggtGTGCGAATCAAGAAATTTCTTACTAAACGcgcggtggtggaattcggccgctggaatcaacccgaacagctcctctgagcactccccgtgataaatgcggcagaagatgcagagagaacccacatctctacgcaatgccaaagaatcaagccgatcggagatggctTGATCTTCGATGAAtcgaaccgctcttcgttgtatgcggtctaATGGAAGAaactggtactggggagcacccgcctagaggtgagaacagtactccatgtgaggccgaatttgcgccttataaaatTGCAGGCgctggcttttagtgaagtactgtctcgccttcctgagtacaccaagctttttagaggccagtttggccttctcttccaagtgaccacggaactgaacgtcgcccTATATATCGActccaagtatgccaatacaggctatggcagttagaggagtgatctcgaatcgggggatacgacaaagggagactttttagtggtgaacgcacaaacttgtgtcttcttggggttgaattggactaaattttgtcggctccattccgagactttgcaaagcatagtctcgatttcagacacaagtttcttccagttctcgtcgatgctatcccgggacatgttagcacggccggtgtaggaagcataccccgtgcatagcaatgaatactgctgatttgcagcatatcattgatatgcagaagaaacagtgtaggggatagcacgcagccttgcgggacaccagcgatTATGGGTTTTAAAACgtagcatgcaccgttgataacaaccttgttGCTCCAATCagccaaaaaaagaaaaaacacgatctctgcagtggggatctgctccaacacttaatctgtagccatttggatgtgttcgaggagccggtcagtctctgcgttaccgctatgggacctatacaggcatgcgtagattcgcggatggtcatcgcagtctacacgcaacCAGATGATGGGTAGGTCCTtgaagaaaactcaggcgtcgagaacagacatccttcCTGACGTAAACGCATACGCCAACCCGTGGTATAacggagtgttccaaattataccccgggtatgaaATGTAAGATGAATCGGTCAGAGAGGATATCTGTTTCTCGGTTAAAAAgtgcagggccggcttcgccgtcccCATGTGAAAGTGGAcgacatttaaatttgagcgtaggcctccggataccccactcactggacgaaacacagcggcatagccgctatttcacgccggtttcgagtgggggagtggtatttctccgggcgtgccggcccaattcgatTGTATCCGTGAgaacccaacatggcactaccactcctaatgATTTAAAGTGTATCTAATATTACTTACGTGAATACATGATTAATGATATAATTTACAATGAGTATgcttcagaaaaaaaaaaaccatcacTTAGAGGGCGGGGTGGCAGAAAAATCTCATGTCTTAAATAACAATGTCTACGCCTTTATACCAAACGTTTCATTACCATTGATTACCATTACTTTCAATGTACCGGCGTGTAGacaatattctatttataataataaactaagcgtgtaaaaagtgcgaagaacatctctaacaaaATACAGCAAGAAGAAGTTAAGCGAATCTTTGTTACTGTAAGCGATttaagggctccgtagctagcgaaattactgggcaaatgagacttaacatcatatgtctcaaggtgacgagcgcaattgttgtgccgctcagaatatttgggtttttaaaaaatcctgagcggcactgccttgtaatggaCAGGTCGTATCAAATACTTTtagctgcacgtcctgctcgtctcgtgccttattttcataaaaaagtttaaCACTAGATAACGTACGCATTTACAATCCGGTATCTGTGTCAAACTAACTGTATGTAacatatatttacaaataaacattaccGTAAAAAATTAATCGATCCTCGGGAAAGTGTCGCCCCGGTAAGAATAGCGGTAGTACGAGATACACAAAAGCATTTATCTGCAGTAACAACCAAATAAATATAGCTCTTAGTTTCACAGACTTCATGTTTTTTTGGATGTTGTTTGACAGACGACTATTTCGTGGTACATTTGAATTGCATTTTCGATATTTTAACACCACTTCTCTGATTTGTTTTCTgttgaacaaaataaataaattattaacgcTAGTGTCCATACAAACATGCTCTatgatacaattaataattaggtTGTATTTGAATTATGCAACAAAAGCTTAAGATTTACCAAAATAGCCGttcttaaaatattcattcttataataattcatttctAGGGAGGAGCGTTACCGTATAGAGCACGTCCCCAGGTGGCAGATAAGGGGATTATTCCAGAAGGGATATCCGGAGGGTAGGAGGGAAATGAAATACTTCCGCGGAACAAACAAGTCGGATATTATCAAATCCCTGCTAAGGGGCTACTCTGAAATATTAGAAGTTAAGGCTGCAATAGTGCTGGGTAGCCAGGTACATAGAGGAGCTGGCAATAGCAGTAAATGGCAGAATAAAAAAGTAACGTCTTCGAGGATATTGACAGTCTTGGCGTCAAGCGGCAACCAGCCATAAACATAAAAGCTAAAAAACCTACTAAGTATGTAGTTAGCTTAAGACGTATGCAGAAAAGGCTTCTTAATGCGGAAAAACACTTGTACGTCCCCGCGAAGGAAGTccttccattgacagacagcgtggacggaaaaggtgagttaccgtcgataagtttattgggacagaaaagtcaacgatagttacgatttttatctcaagtaggccacaaccggagatagactgaatattgggaacggccgttagatgtTGAGgatgttattttagttttgaaacaAGATAGCGCAAAgcgaaagcgcgtacaccttccttaaaggccggcaacgctcctgtgattcctctggtgttgcaagagattgtgggcggcggtgatcacttaacaacaggtgactcgtatgcccgtttgtcctcctattcaataaaaaaataaaaagataataatacAGTCTTAATGTACCTGTTAACGACGATAAAAATCAACCTGATGCCACATGTCTGTGAGTATGCTCCCAATGAGAATACGACGAACGAGGCAGCGTAGTTTCCAAATCTCGGGTAGTATATAAAAACACACCAAACCATTGAAAACAAACAGGTGTAGTAGTACAGTATAAAACAAGATATGTTCATGAGATAGAAGATTGGGTGTATTGCTGAAAACAGTTAGCAATGCAAATGCTCtgataagtaatattaaaacaagaattcgtgcaagagagagagagagatactCATAAtagaaagaagaaaaataaatattttttttttattttgaaacgtataagtaagtagttttgtacaaagacataacataaaaaataaatataaacttaagattgataaacaagCAAGAAACAAAAAGACTGAAACATTTCTATTGTATACGATTCataaaaatggtcccaactcagcatgttgctggtttgaaaaccaacgctggtcttccgttgggccattttgtgacgtcacgaaaaatatttaataggaTAACCTAACTTAACAATTATGAATACGTATCCTATTAAATTCGCTTTACATTATTTTTCGATTCTAaattggatgtagttcctgaaaaatgttccaagccacaaacatcacattttaaggaattcgcatacatgtgggttgggctatgTCATCTAAAGAGTGACAGAAGGGCTGCTATTTTTTGGCAGTTAACGGTAATACGAATCACGTGACCAATTTTGTGTTCTTAATTCGTAACTCAATTtcaacatgattgtggtttggaacgtttttctggaattacgtccaatttcaAATAGAACCATATGGTTCAGAGTTGATAAATTGTAATTTGCGTAGCTTCAAAAACTAGTTTTTGCAAACATTCTTCAGAATAGACTTAACTGTGGTAGTATTGAATCGAATCTCCTATCGAATATCTGCAGTCTttctataacatattttgttgacttattttattttttagcaaATGTTGCAGAATTGATAAGGATATTCATTTATAAGTGTCAATCTAGAGTTCGTACGAATAGAGCATCTATTAGCGATaacgtattaatttaaatttagaactttaaatatattgtattattattatttatttatactattaatcatttacagaaataatcttaaaagctaacatagtcccgcaaaactgtttggacagtttgtctgcaggatcaagtctcttgttatacattaatgcttattagaacattgattttatacaagtgtaataaacaaatattgataaaaaatataataaaaaaaaatctaattttaattttaaggcagtgttgacagtaaatatttcttaagtttagttttaaattttcttttactggtttttagtcggatgtcctcaggcaagctgtaATTGTAATATATGTAACATATTGTATTATAGAACAAACTATCAATAAAACAATCAATATGAATAATGAATTCTTTGTGAttgtatatacatttatatatttaagaattGAATCTTTATTATCTAGTTTATTCTTTTTGCTACCACTACAATttgttaatacatttaaatataaaaatgtacctTTGTTGTCAATGGTAACAGTAACAGACCGGAGTAGAACAGTGACATTATCCAACATGGTATCAAAATCGCAGTAGTTCAGACCGTATCTGCGTAAGTTTCTTCCAATGTTACAAATTGTCTGCCATAATATATCCATCCTTAGGTTGACAGTCCGCTTATAATGTATATCTAAACatttatgcaaaattattaacCAACGTACCTATGCGAGTAATTATTTTAGCGGAaaggttaaattaaaaaaaataatgcacgCATTGAAGAAGTTACTCTTCTTTGacgtaacaaaataaaaatctgtCCCTGTATTTTTCCTTAACGCGCCAAAAAAAGTATAAGTtaaggtaaaaaatattattataccgcatctCAGAGCAAATACCGAATATCAGACCacataatttagtttatttcgtCTAaggtatgatacaaatggtccaGTCACTGACCGTGTAAAAATCACTGGActggctgttccatatgtttgacagcaatttttttgtgcctatttgaagcgccactcgcgagcgtccagagaactgattttgacgtataatacaaatggctgggaaaggaacgtacaatactctaaagtatttttacattttaaattaattttgtccGTTTTTCgcgttatttatacttcaagaattcacgtaataaagtacacaatttttttttgtaaatagtgtTCTAACATCTATGTTTACAAACTAACGACAGgatgtcggtgtgcgcgcgcattgTAAGTATCAATTCAGTCTGAAAATTTCTCCCTATCGGTAAAAAAGGTatgctttcaaaaatgatctctcctaaattatatatacgtTGAATTCATTATTATGACAAATCTGTTTTCAAAGCGGCAGTTTTAATAGGTGCATGTTGGACTTTGAAGTGATTtgattaaggacgcgtttacgaatctgACAAAAATACGATATTTTTCGGtcgagtttgtgatgaaatgaaactaaatctaacaaaactaaaaattgccacaaatagattacttctttatctccaattagcggaaaaaatttgctttaaaattttgatattttatgttgtaaaaacgattatcccttacctcttcacacaaaattgacgaaatggggcttcattcaggatcagttttctgctactacttacataattttgtctcttaaaaattacgttaggaaagcagatataatattttcaaaaacacgggaaataaattaatgaatattttataaataatctcagaaaaaaataaaaattaatcgt from Leptidea sinapis chromosome 7, ilLepSina1.1, whole genome shotgun sequence includes these protein-coding regions:
- the LOC126965492 gene encoding uncharacterized protein LOC126965492 translates to FKRQNYVSSSRKLILCVLLVMTYATCTALVIFLYGYTEAQLLSLTEELYNIWSDGENFYEDNIYNTMNLGNEYKQYLLNTFVKSRLMYVIKLHNENIAAIKLLEKVLSVSMATEFLVLFAGLVAELLGGVKNTFLEIPFTFCQLFINCFLGQKLMDASEQFSKAVYGCGWENFDVSNRKSVLIMLQNSQKTLTLSAGGVATLSFECLMSIVKCSYSFYTTLQSTFNY